A single Drosophila miranda strain MSH22 chromosome XR, D.miranda_PacBio2.1, whole genome shotgun sequence DNA region contains:
- the LOC108151252 gene encoding uncharacterized protein LOC108151252, with product MRNNLAFSAIAALLLVSVAAQECNECQSSNDALCLSTTEYKNCMNNVAIGDTETCPTGTVCSNTAEVCVKSESVDGVNILDVCGDSSGGSSEGNGENCGVCIGSGKFACVSKTQYARCVDQKVSTTPYACGTDEICITEALGTYGTLCVPSCALTFIGLSASTSTCSNADYTPPTVPTVPTQTELEAACALSVKTTTFFDIDNTADTTCSSYIYCEKLTESTWLAILYSCKSPTPYYSVDANKCTATKPTRCTT from the exons ATGCGAAATAACCTAGCATTTTCAGCCATTGCTGCCCTGCTTCTGGTTTCTGTGGCGGCACAGGAGTGTAACGAGTGTCAGAGCAGCAACGATGCCCTATGTTTGAGCACAACCGAATACAAAAATTGCATGA ATAATGTTGCAATTGGCGATACTGAGACATGTCCCACCGGCACCGTTTGCAGCAACACTGCGGAAGTCTGCGTGAAGAGTGAGTCTGTGGATGGTGTTAATATTCTGGACGTGTGTGGCGACTCAAGCGGTGGATCCAGTGAAGGAAACGGTGAAAACTGTGGTGTCTGCATTGGCAGCGGCAAGTTCGCTTGCGTCAGCAAGACCCAGTATGCCCGATGTGTTGACCAAAAGGTATCCACAACACCGTACGCATGCGGTACGGATGAGATCTGTATCACAGAGGCCCTCGGCACTTATGGAACCCTCTGTGTGCCCAGCTGTGCCCTCACTTTTATCGGT TTGAGTGCATCAACTAGTACTTGCAGCAACGCCGATTATACGCCGCCGACCGTACCCACTGTTCCTACACAAACTGAGTTGGAGGCAGCCTGCGCACTTTCTGTGAAAACAACTACATTCTTCGACATAGATAATACCGCCGACACGACATGCAGTAGTTATATTTACTGCGAGAAACTTACAGAGTCCACATGGCTTGCCATCTTATACAGTTGCAAGTCCCCTACTCCATACTACAGCGTGGATGCCAATAAGTGCACCGCAACTAAACCGACCAGGTGTACTACATAG
- the LOC108151251 gene encoding threonine aspartase 1, translating to MAGFVAVHTGAGNCIDETKYQRVIKEACIRATDILRNGGSAVDACEAAIIRLENCGYTNAGYGSNLCMDGSVQCDAAIMNGSTLNFGACTNVSRVKNPIQLARRICEAQSNPQLLERIPPMVLAGSGAERYADEVGCAMVDDSSLMISSKAKFQFNHYKSKYDLVVSSRNNKAASEEPVPVPDASNEVELAASLDTVGAVCVDSSGNTAAGCSSGGILLKVPGRVGQAATYGAGCWATDTDDLAIATCTTGNGEYLMKTLLAREICNGAFTSECAVTSLHKTFTQKFLDSPLLPQQQDLYAGALTLLYYPKQSSGEVMWSHTTQSFCVGYMATTQKVPKFVHSPLPTYSVPGRSCVVNGHNFHLRI from the exons ATGGCCGGTTTCGTAGCGGTGCACACAG GGGCTGGAAACTGCATCGATGAGACCAAATACCAACGGGTGATTAAAGAGGCGTGTATCCGGGCCACGGACATTCTGCGGAATGGGGGATCAGCCGTAGATGCGTGCGAGGCGGCGATAATTCGACTGGAGAACTGCGGCTACACGAATGCCGGCTACGGCTCCAATCTCTGCATGGACGGTTCTGTGCAGTGCGATGCCGCTATAATGAACGGATCTACCCTGAACTTCGGAGCGTGCACAAATGTCAGCCGAGTGAAGAATCCCATTCAGCTGGCGCGCCGAATTTGTGAGGCACAGTCGAATCCCCAGCTCCTGGAACGCATACCGCCCATGGTCTTAGCTGGAAGCGGAGCGGAGCGCTATGCCGACGAAGTCGGATGTGCAATGGTGGATG ATAGTAGCTTAATGATCTCATCGAAAGCGAAATTCCAGTTCAATCATTACAAGAGTAAATACGATTTGGTTGTGagcagcagaaacaacaaGGCCGCCTCCGAGGAGCCCGTCCCTGTGCCCGACGCGAGCAACGAAGTGGAGCTCGCAGCGTCTCTGGACACCGTGGGGGCCGTGTGCGTCGATAGCTCCGGCAACACTGCAGCGGGCTGCAGTTCCGGCGGAATACTGCTGAAAGTGCCAGGACGGGTTGGCCAGGCGGCAACATATGGTGCTGGCTGTTGGGCCACCGACACAGACGATCTGGCGATAGCCACCTGCACGACCGGCAACGGGGAGTACCTGATGAAGACGCTGCTAGCCAGAGAGATATGCAACGGGGCCTTCACCAGCGAGTGCGCCGTGACGAGTCTGCACAAGACGTTCACACAAAAGTTTCTCGACTCTCCGCTGCTGCCACAGCAGCAGGATCTCTATGCCGGCGCCTTGACATTGCTCTACTATCCGAAGCAGAGCAGCGGCGAGGTGATGTGGAGCCATACGACGCAATCGTTTTGCGTTGGCTACATGGCGACAACGCAGAAAGTGCCAAAG TTTGTACACTCTCCACTGCCCACATACAGCGTCCCGGGCCGATCATGCGTCGTCAATGGCCATAATTTCCATTTGCGCATTTAG